A genomic segment from Nicotiana tabacum cultivar K326 chromosome 9, ASM71507v2, whole genome shotgun sequence encodes:
- the LOC107817641 gene encoding uncharacterized protein LOC107817641 yields MKDLMSRKFDFQDLSTVTLTQTCSAVVTKPMAQKVSDPSSFTIPCTIGSYAFSKALCDMGATINLMPLVIYTKLGIARARPTSILLQLADRTVKRPTGILDDELVQVGKFVFPVDFVILDWQVDKEIPIILGRPFLVTIRALIDCETGELRMSLNNEEIIFNVQKSMRRPSEFANCSLVEAVDVIL; encoded by the coding sequence atgaaggacttgatgtcgcGGAAATTTGACTTCCAGGACCTGTCCACTGTAACTCTGACACAGACCTGCAGCGCGGTAGTGACAAAACCTATGGCCCAAAAGGTGTCTGATCCAAGTAGCTTCACTATCCCATGCACTATTGGGAGTTATGCTTTTTCTAAAGCATTGTGTGACATGGGAGCCAccataaacttgatgcccttggtAATCTATACAAAACTGGGCATTGCAAGAGCTAGACCGACCTCAATATTGCTGCAACTGGCTGATCGCACAGTCAAAAGACCGACAGGTATTCTTGATGATGAGCTTGTGCAAGTGGGGAAatttgtatttcctgtagactttGTTATTCTTGACTGGCAGGTGGATAAAGAGATACCTATCATTCTGGGAAGGCCATTCTTAGTCACTATCAGAGCATTAATTGATTGCGAGACTGGAGAGTTGAGAATGAGTTTGAACAATGAAGAAATAATATTTAACGTTCAAAAATCCATGAGGAGACCCAGTGAATTTGCAAACTGCTCATTAGTGGAGGCCGTGGATGTGATACTATAA